Genomic DNA from Thermanaerothrix sp.:
GTGCAAAGCCCGTGCCCCATGGCGGAGATCATCACGCTCATGGCGAAGAGCGAGGCGTTCTTCATGGCGAAGAGCCTGCGCCTTTCGGAGTCCGGCTCCCCGTATAGCTTGAACGGCATGGGCCTCATCTTCGCCGCGTCCTCTTCCTTCATGTAGCCCAGGCGCACCATGCTCTCCAGCACCGGGTCTATGTGGTTCTCCACCGCCATCGGGTCTGCCGCCACTATAAGCACCGCCGAGGCCTCTTCCACCTTGGGCTGGTTGAAGGCGCACTCCCGAAGCCTGCGCTTGTTCTCCCGGTCCCTTACCAATACCACCTCCCAGGGCTGGAGGTTGAATGACGAGGGCGAGAGGTTGGCCTCCTCCAGCACCGCCTCTAGCACCCCTTCGGGTATCTCCCCTTGGGGGTCGAAGAAGTTTATGGACCTCCTCTGTCTTATTGCCTCCGAGACGTTCACGGCATACCGCTCCTTTCTGCTGGGAATTTCAATAATTATATCAGTTTTTGCTTGCCGCCATGCTTCGGCGCAATCTGGTTATATAATTGAAGGCACACAGACGTTCGGAGGTGAGGCGGATGGAGGAGGATCTGAAGGAGATACTGCGTCGCTTGGATGCCATCGAGCAGAAGGTTGGGGGGGATTTGTTGGAGGATAGGGCGGGGGAGGAGCGGATACGAAGATACCTTGAGGGCCTCAAGGACCGGATAGTGGAGGGCATATCCAAGGGGGCCGGAGCCGTGGCGGAGCCCGCCTCGGAGGCCTTGAACCGCGCCAAGGTGATGGTGGGGGAGTCCCCCCTTGCGGTGGCGGCCCTGGCCTTTGGAGCGGGGCTTCTCCTGGGGGCCCTTGTGAGGCACCGGCAGGACTAAGGGCGGGAAGGCGCTTCCTTAAGACGATGGAGACCCTGGCGAAGCTGTTTTTGAGCGCCCTTGAGACCCTGGAGGCGGAGATGCGGCTCCTTAGGGCCCTTTGGGCCCGGTGGGCGGCGGGGGTTATGCTGGGTATCGTGCTCCTTGGGCTGGGGGCGGGCTTCGTCGCCTACGGGGGGGCCCTTTGGGCCTCCCCTTACCTGGGTCGCCCGGGAGCCTTTGCCATTGCGGGGGCGGCCCTTTGGGGCTTGGGGGCGGGGTGTTTCAAATGGGCTTTGGGGCCTCGGAAGAAAGGGAGCTGACCGCTTCCCGGGAGAGGCTGCTCGCCCTCTCCAGGGATGTGGACCGGTGGCTTTCGAAGAACGCTCCCGCCCTAGCGGCGGGGGCCTTCGGTGCGGGGTTTGTGCTGGGGATCACTGGTCCCCGCAGGCTTTTGGTTAAGATCTTCCTCAGGGTGGCCCCTTTGGCCATGGCCTTGTGGAGCCCGGGAGGTGAAGACCCATGAAGTTCTTCGTTGGGCTTAAGCGTTATGTGGCGCCCTTTGCCTCAGCGGCTTTGTGTACGATCCTTTTAGCCCTTCCGGCCGCGTCCGGCGAGATGCCGGACCCAATGAACGGCCGGTACCAGCTTCCAGGGGGCCTGGCGGTGAGACTCTTGGATGGTAAGTGCGTATCAGGAGACCTCAAGGTCCAGCTGGTGGACGCAAGGCCCTTGGACCCCTTGGGGCTTGGCTGGGCGGCGCTGCTCAAGGTGGCGTCTGGGGATCATACCGAGTGGTTCATAGCCTCCACGGGGGACGCCCCCTTTGAGCCCATGCCCCTGGAGGACCGCCATTGGATCAAGCTCTCGGCCAGCGGAGTGCCCTATCTTCCAAGGGTCGTCCATGTGCTGAACCTGGACGGGACGGAGTTGAGGTTCAGGGTTGAGAAGGGCCGGCTGGTGCCCTTGTCGGATGACTGGGAGATGCCGGTCGTAAAGAAGCCCGTCATATACCTCTATCCCCCCGTAAAGACCTTTGTGGTTTTGGAGCCCAAACCCAAGGGAGAGGTGGTGGAGTGCGACCCCCCGCTGGGGCCCTGGCGGGTGTACGCCTCCCCCGACGGTTCCCTTTCCACCGGCGGCCACAGCCTTTACTACGAGTGTTCCCTTCGTGATGCGGTGCGCACCGAGAGCGCGGGATGGGTGGTGCGCGCCAACGGCCTGGAGGGCGGTCTTAGACGCGTTGGGTCCGCCTTGGGCCTTGAGGGGCGGGAGCTGGATGAGTTCGTCGCCTACTGGACGCCTACCCTGAGACAGAAGGGGGTTGACGTGGCGGCAAGGCCCTTCGATCCTGTGTTCCTAAGGGAAAACATGCCCCTTGAGGTCAACCCATCGCCGGAAACCGAGATAAGGGCCCTGGTGGCCTTCAGCCCCTGGGATGGTGGGGTCCTTGATGAGCCTAAGGTGAAGGTCCCCGCCAGGAGGGGCTTTACCCTGGTGGAATGGGGAGGGGTGTGGCTTCCAGAGCCGTAGCGGTTAAAAAAATTAATTTAAATTCCCCGGTTGACAAAATTTTTAGAAGATCTATAATGTCACTGTCGCCCAGGACGGGCGGCGCAACCGTCCTTCTCTAGAAAGGACTAAATTCAGGAGGCAACAAGTGGCTACTCAGGGTACTGTTAAGTGGTTCAACGCGACGAAGGGTTATGGCTTCATCACCACCGACGAGGGTAGGGATGTTTTCTGTCATTTCAGCGCCATCAAGATGGATGGCTACAAGTCCCTCGAGGAGGGGCAGCGGGTCTCCCTTGATGTGGAGATGGGCCCCAAGGGCGAGCAGGCTGCCAACGTGGTGAAGCTCTAAATAAAATTTAGAACTTCCCCGAAGGGGCGATCGTAAGATCGCCCCTTTTTGCTTGTGTGCTGAGGCCTCTTGGCGGGGAAGGACGCGTAAACAAGACGGTTTCAGGGATAAGGCGCGGGACGGAGGTTCGCCTCCGCCCCGCGCCTTATCGCCTTATCTATGGCTTTTCATGCCCTGAGGTTTTGAGGGTTTCCCGCTGCCTTCGAGCCCCCTGGTTATTGTCTTTTTTCACCGCTCCTCCGCCTTGCCGAATAGGCCCATCAACCGCTCCGTCCAGCCCTGGGGCAGCTGCAGCTCCACCATGAGTATGGCCGCCATGACCATGGATGCGCCGATGAACATCTGGGGGGTGAAGACCTCTCCCAGCATAAGCACCCCCGCTATGGCTCCGAAGACCGCCTCGGTGGAGAGCAAAAGCGCTGCATGGGTGGGGGAGGTGTAGCGCTGCGCCACGTTCTGGATCGTGAAGGCTCCAACGGTGGAGAAGGCCACCATGTAGGCCATGGACCACCAGACCCTTGGGGGCATGGCGCCGAACGAGGGCTCCTCAAGCATCGCCGCCAGGGGCAGGCTCAAAAGCCCCAGGGTGATCATCTGCACGGAAGCCAGCCCAACGGGGTCGGTCCTCTTGGAGAACCGGTCCACCCCCAGGAGGTGGCCGGCGAAGAACACCGCGGAGCCCAAGGTCATGAGGTCTCCCTTGTTGAGCCCCCCCGCCTCGGCGGAGCCCAAGGTCCATATTCCCCAAAGGCATATGAACGAAGCCGCCATGGGCTTAAGGCCCGGGAAGCGCTTGGTTATCCCCCAGGATATGAGGGGTGCCAGCACCACGTATGTGGCGGTAAGAAATGCCTGCTTCCCCGCGCTGGTCCATATGAGCCCCATGGTCTGAAGGGCGAAGGCCATGAATAGAAGGACCCCGGCGATGAAGCCGTCGGAGATCCCCCTCTTCGAGAGCCCCGTAAGCCGTTTTCGGAAGATGAGCCCCAGGATGGCGCCTCCAATGAGAAATCGGCACGCCAACACCGTGAAGGTTGGAAGGTACGTCAACGCGTCCTTCAGCACCGCAAACCCCACGCCCCAGAAAGAGGCGGCCAAGAGTATCGAACCGTCTGCCAGGAGCACCGTTCTCCTGCTAATATTTAACCGGCACTCGGTCATTTTAAAGCCTCCCTTCCGGGCTAAGGCCCCGAAGACGTAATATATCATATGGACCCATAAGAGTCTAACTTGTGATCAAAATTAAAAGAATGGGGTGGGTCTCGTGCAAATCGCCGGTTATCTTTTGGGTTTTCTTACCTGGGGAGTAATATTCTGGATCTCTTACGGAAGGGGGATTGCCCCTCTGGTACGATCCCTAAGGTCCCAGTCCGCCTCGCTGCCCCTTGGCAGGGTGTTCGTCCTGTGCTTCCTACTTCTCGAGGTTCTCGTGCAGGGGCTTTGGGTGGCCTACTGCTCCAACCGGGCCATGGGGTTTGTACAAGACCTCGGCAAACCCCTTGCCTACGGTTTGGGCTTTATGTGCTGCCAGGTGCCCCTTGCCATGGTGGCCAGGACCGAGACCCCCGGTTCCGCTTACCACGTGGCAAGGTCCGTGATACCCATGGGGCTCTTCCCCGCCTTCGTCCTAAACCCCCGGTGGCTCTTGATATATCAGTGGATTCTATCCGGCTTTAGCGGATAGGATGGTATAATTGAGAATAATAAACCTTTATTATTAAAATATTAAGGAGTGTGACCCGGTGAATAAGAAGTTCCTTAACCACTCACCGCCCCTTGCCGATATCTTCGGAGGTGCCTCCCGATGGAGGAGGTGAGGAGGGAGTTTCGACGATACTGGATCGTCTCAGCGTTCATGTGGGCCATCATCCTATGGGGCATCGTCATGTCCGGTGGAGACGTGGACGAGCTGTTCGCGGGGCTTCAGCGGATACTCTTCTCCACCTGCACCCTCATAACCGACTACGTGTTGCTTGGAGGTCCCTCCGCCGCGTTGGTTAACGCGGGGTTTTTGGGCCTTGCGGCGCTGGGGGTGTGCGCCGCCGCCCAGGTTAGGCTCACCGGTCCTGCCATAGCGGCGGTTTTTACGGTCTGCGGCTTCGGGTTCTTCGGCAAAAACCTGCTCAACGTTTGGCCCATCATAATCGGTGTGTTCCTCCACAGCCGTTTCCGGGGCGTCCCCTTCAAGGACCACCTTCTCATATCCCTGTTTGGCACGTCCCTGGCCCCCTTGGTCAGCGAGCTTGCCTTCGGGGCCTCCTTGTCGCCGGTGGGGCCTTGGCTTGGGTCCTTGCTGGCGGGGCTTGTGGGGGGGGTTGCGGCAGGTTTCTTCCTGCCTCCCCTTGCCAAACACTTCCTTGTGGTGCACCAGGGCTACAACCTCTACAACGTGGGATTCACCTGCGGCTTTCTTGGGCTGGTGTCCCTTGGGCTCTTTAGGGCCATAGGAGTTCCCCTTGACGGGGGATTCTACTGGTTCCACGGAGGCCACGACATCTTCTTCGTGCCGGTCCTGCTTTTCTTTTCAGCCATGATGATCACGGGCCTTGTGATAACCCCCAACCCAATGCCGGGTCTTAGGGACATTTACTCCTCCTCGGGGCGTCTTGTGTCCGATTTCGTGCAGTACTCAGGCTTCGGCCCTTCCCTTGTGAACATGGGGTCCCTGGGGCTTCTGGGCCTTATGTACATAAGGCTGACCGGAGGGGACCTGAACGGTCCTACCATAGGCGGCATGATAACCCTGGCGGGTTTTGGGGGGTTTGGCAAGCACTTGAGGAACGTGGTGCCCGTCATGCTGGGCACCTGGGGAGCCGCGGTGATATCCGTCTGGCCGGTGGCCAGCCCGGGGGCATCCCTGGCGGTGCTGTTCAGCGGCTGTCTTGCCCCGGTGAGCGGAGCCTTTGGGGTGGTGGCGGGCTTGGCCGCCGGGTTCCTGCACCTAATGGTGGTGATGACCGTGGGCAGCGTCCACGGCGGGCTTAGCCTATATAACAACGGCCTTTCGGGTGGCATCGTGGCCGCCATGCTGCTTCCCGTGCTTGAGGCCTTGAGGGAGGAGGATTGATAGCATGAAAGGACAGTGGGCCAAGGCAGTGCACGCCTGCGGGGAGCTCGTGGCCTACCTGATAAGGCGCGGCTCCCGGGACATAGAGAACCGATTCATGTTCGTAAACGGCGTCCTTCACGTGGAGATCCGATCCTGGGACCTGGTTTTGTCCCAAGAGGAGCTGGAAAAGTTGAGGCGCCGCCTCATACACCCCCAACAGAGGGAGATAGGGGAGTACTACTGGGGGCTGGCCGGGGGGGAGCACAAGGGCACGGAGCTCGAGGTGGTGGGCAACGCCACGGAGGTGCTGTGCGTGGAGTCCTCCCCCGGCGAGGGTACGTTCATAAGGCTGCGCCGCAGGGATTGATGGTTGAAGGGCGGTCCATCGGGCCCCTTGCGGAGCTTCGGGGCTCAGCGCCCCGGGCTCATCTTATCTACCTATGGCGTCAAGCTCCTCCGCCAGCGCCTCCCACTGGGGGTACAATGCCTCAAGGCGCCGGTTTATCTCCGACAGCTCAAGCATGAGGGATTGTACCTTTGACGAATCCCCAAGCACCTCGGGGCTGCACAAAAGCCCCTCCAGCTCCCCCTTCCTCGCCTCCGCCGCCCCGATGGCCTCCTCTATGGGGGCCATCCTGTCCAACACCGCCTTCTTGAGGCGGTATATCCTGTTCCTGTCCTCCGCCCTGCGCCTTCGCTCCTCCTTTATGGAGTCCTTGGAGGAGCTTAGATCCCGGCGGGGCCTCTTGGACTCCTCCCCAGGTAAGTCCGAGTTACCATCGAGCTCCCCCCGAAGCTCCGCGAACCTGCTGTAGTTCCCCAGGTATTCCCGAAGGGTGCCCCGCCGTATCTCGAACACCCGGTTCACCACCGCGTCTAAGAAGTCCCGGTCGTGGGAGACTATCACCAAAGTTCCCTGGTAGGCCCCAAGGGCGCTTGCGAAGATCTCCTTGGTCCTCTCGTCCAGGTGGTTTGTGGGCTCGTCCAGGAGCAGCAGGTTCGCGGGCTCCATGAGCATCTTGGCCAGCGTAAGCCGGGACTTCTCGCCGCCCGAAAGGACCTCCACCGGCAGGTCCCAGTAGTCGGGGCCTAAAAGAAAGGCCCCAAGGGTTGACTTCACGTCCTGGTCGGTGACGGACAGGCTGGCGGATCTTGCCTCCTCCAGAACGGTCTTGCCATAGTCCAGGTTGGTGGCGCTCTCCTGGGAGAAGAAAGCGGTCCTAACCCCGCTGCCAAGGCGCAGGGTTCCCTCCGACGGGGATTCCCTAAGGCCCATGAGCCGCATGAGGGTGGACTTGCCGGACCCGTTGTACCCCACCAGGGCCACCCGGTCGCCCCGGTGCACCTCGAACCGCACTCCCCGGAAGATCCACCGTCCGTCGTAACTCATGCCAAGGTCCTGGGCGCTCATGACCAACTCGGGCCCCCTGGGAGGGGCGGGGATCTTTATCTTGAGCTCCCTGGCGGACTCCATCTGCCCCGTCTCCTCTATCCTCTCCAGGGCCTTCAGCCGGCTTTGTGCCTGAGAGGCCTTCGAGGCCTTGTAGCGGAAGCGCTCCACGAAGGCCATGGTCCTGGCCCTCAGCTCCCTTACATCCCGGGCCCTTCGGCGCAGCTCTTCATCCTCCGCCTCCCGGGCCTTGAGGTAGGACTCGTAGCTTCCCTGGTGGGTCCTTATCTTGCCTCCCCGGATCTCCGCCACCGCCCCGGTGGTCCTGTTTATGAAACGCCTGTCGTGGGACACCGCCACCATGGTCCCATCGAAGGACTTGAGGTACCCCTCCAGCCACTCCATGCTCTCCGTGTCGAGGTGGTTTGTGGGCTCGTCAAGGAGGAGCACCTCCGGCTGAGACAGGAGTATCGAGGCCAGCAGTATCCGCATCTTCCATCCCCCGGAGAAATCGGAACAGTCCCTTTCGTAGTCCCGTTCTTCAAACCCAAGGCCGCTCAGAACCCGCTTGGCCCGGGCCTCGAAGGAGTAGCCCCCCAAGGAGGCGATCCTTGACTGCAGCCCGTCGTGCTCCCTGGCGAGCCTTATGGCCTCGTCCTCCTCCATGTGGGGCTCCCCCATTCGAGCTTCCAACTCCCGCATGGCCGCCTCCGCCTGCGTGAGGCCGCTCCTCGACTTCAGGTACTCCATGACGCTCCCTGGCCCCACCTGGGCTATGTCCTGGGGCAGATACCCCACCTGAAGGGCCTTCACCGTGACCGTGCCGGACTCGGGATGATCCTCCCCGGCCAGCAGCCTCATGAGCGACGTCTTGCCGCAGCCGTTGGGACCCACCAGGGCCACCTTTTGCCCCGTCGTAACCACCCAGCCCGCGTTGTCCAGTATCACCCTTTCACCGTATCTAAGGGACACCCCTTCCAAAATTATCAGACCCGATCCCTCCACTTCGCTTCTTGTGGACCAAGGAGGATTTTACAACCCATTAGGTTCTTTGGCGCGGGGATGGTAAACTAAGTCCCATCCTGCCTAGATGAAGGGGGGCTTTCGTAATTAGTATTTTGAAAATGGCTAAGGTCTTCAAGGACCCCAAATGGCTGGCCTGGGTCCTGCAGGACGTGGGCAACTCTGGGTTTGCCACCACCATAATGGCGGTCATGTTCCCCCTTTTCTACCGGGAGGTCCTGGGGACGGGATCTAGCAAACAGCTGGTGCTCGCCATGTGGGGCTACGGCACCGCCCTTGGGATGCTCGTCACCGCCCTTTTGGCCCCTGCGCTGGGGGCCGCGGCGGACCAGCGGGGGATCCGCAAGGCCCTCTTCACGGCCTTTACCGCCCTTGGGGTGGCCTCCTCCTTCCTGATGGGACTGCTTCCCGAAGGTGGCTGGGTCCTTGGGCTTGGGCTTTTTATCGTGGGTTCCCTTGGGTTCTCCTTCAACAACGTCTTCTACGACTCGTTCCTTCCCCACATAGCCCCCGAGGAGGACCGTTCCCTCCTGTCCTCCGCGGGCTACGCCCTGGGATACCTGGGCGGCGGGGTGCTTCTTACGATCAACGTCTTCATGGCCGCCCGTTACGGAGAGGCGGGTTTCAGGATGGCCTTCGCCTCCGTGGCCCTCTGGTGGGCCGCCGCCACGGTCCCCTTCTGGCTGTTCATCCAAGAGCCTCCCGCCACCCCCAAGGATCCCTTGGGGCCCTTCGCAAGGCCCATAAGAACCCTCCGGGAGCTGCCCCAAAACCCCAACGTCATGTGGTTCCTCTTTGCCTTTTGGCTCTACAACGACGGCATAGGGACCATCATGAGGATGGGGGTTATTTACGGTTCCAGCATAGGGATAGATCAGCGCACCCTCCTCATGTCGCTGGTGGCCACCCAGTTCGTGGGCATCCCCTTGACCATGTTGTGGGCCAAGGTGTCGGACTTCATCGGGGACAAGGGGGCCCTCATGGGCGCCCTGGCGGTGTACCTTGTGATATGCCTGTTCGTCCCCTTCATAAGGACCTCGTCCCACTTCTGGGCCATGGCGCTCGCCATAGGTTCCGTCCAGGGCGGCGCCCAGGCGCTGTCCAGATCCCTTTTCTCGAGGATAGTTCCCAAGGACCGCAGCGCGGAGCTCTTCGGCTTCTACGACCTCTCCAGCAAGTTCGCCGGGGTGCTGGGCCCCATGGCGTTCGGGCTCATCTCTCAGATGACCGGCTCCTTCGCCCTTGGGGGGCCGCTGTTGGCGGGGTTCTTCCTCCTGGGAATCGTGATGCTTTTTAAGGTCAGAGCTTGATCCCCCGCTTTTGAACACCGTTGCCTATGTGGTAAGCCAGGGCGAGCCCCAGCCTGTGGTGGGGGTTGTTGAGGTCCACCCCCAACAGCTTCTCCAGCTCGTCCAGGTGGTTCCTCACGGTGTTGTAGTGCAGATGAAGCGCCTGGGCGCACTGCCGGGCGTTGAAGTCGCAGCTCACCAGGCTCTTTACCAGGTCCTTTAGGGGAAGGCTCCTCCTTGAGCTGGACGAGGCCTCCTCGAGAAGGGGTTCGAAGAACCTCTTGTAAACACCCTTGGCCTCGGGAAGCCGGAAGAGGTTGTCCAGCAGGGCGTACAGCGACAGGTCATCGTGGGCGTAAGCCCCGGGGTCCAGGGAGAACTCCCTAAGCCAGTTGAAGGTCCGTTTGGCTTCCTGGTAGGACCTGCTTATCTCTCCCATGGTCCGGACGGTTCCCCCTATGGCCACGTACACCTTGAGGTCCATGGCTCGCTGGTTCCACTCCCGCTTGATCTGTTCCAGGTCGGACAGTGGTATCAGCCCCGTCCACATGTCCCCGAGCCGGTAGCTCATCACCGGGTTTGAAGGGGTCCAACGAGGCGGCGAGGAGCCCTCCGCGGCGGAGACTATGGCCACGCAGGACCTCTGGGGAAGGGTTATGCCAAGCTCCTTCAGGTTGGCCTCGATTATGGAGGGGTCGTTGTATATATCAAGGCAAAGGGCCTCGAATAGCTTCTCCTTCCTCATGGCGGACCGGTTAGATATGGCGGACAGCTCCAGGGCGGAGGCCCGCACCAGCGTCATGGCCCTTAGAACCATCCGTTCCTGCCTTGTGGAGGGAAGGTTCTCCCCTTGGCTCAGCCACAGGTGGAGCGTGAGGGGGGTGTCGGATAGGAAGCGGTAGGAGGCGCTCCACTGTAGGACCCCGCTGTTCCTGAGCTCCAGGCTGGCCACCACCTGCCCCCGCTTGGGAAGCCCCCGCTCCTGGACCACCGGGGTCTTGAGGAAGGCCTGGGTCGCTTCTGGACCCTCCACGGAACCGTCGGGCAGGAAGTTGTGGCATATGCCCATCTGGGAGCACTGGACCGTGAGGGTCCTCTGAAGCCTGGAGGCGAAGGTGGAGAGTATCTGCCGTATGTCCAGCCCCTCCTCAAGGAAGCTCCCCACCTCATAGGGTGAACAGGCAGAACGGTTCCTCTCCTGAAGGATGAAGGTCTGGACCCCCTCTATTATGTCGGTCCAGCGATAGTGAAGGGGTATGGATAGCAGCGGCAGCCCCATCCGATCTGCCTCGCTCACCATGGAGGATGGCAGCTCGTGATGGTACCGGTCCAGCTTCACACCCACCGCCGCTATGCCCCGGTCGTTCACCCGCCTTAAGAAGTCCGTGAAGGCCTCGGGGTCCTCCCGGAATATGTAGCCGCTCCCCACCAGGAACTCCCCGCCCCTCATCCATCGGTCCACGTCCGGGGCGTCTATGACGGACACCGAAGAGAGCTCCCGGTTGAGGCCGCTGCTGCCCCCCAAAAGGTCGAAGTCAGGGAATAGGTGATGCCTTAAAAGGTCCGCCGCTATCAAAGCCAGTCCCCCTTGGACCGCCCATTGTGAAGCCCTGGGCAATATGGATATTGTTGCTCAACGGTCTTCGCCAGATTGTCAACGGTTGCCATGTGATGGCATCCCTTAAGAAGGTATTGTAATGTAGCGGACGATAAAGGCAAGAGGCTTCAGGGCTCGAAAGCGACGATCGCAGGACCTGGTCGGAATGTTGCTCTCGAGGCGGGCTTCCTGTGCCGAATTTACAAAATGAGCGGCGCATAGTTTTACGGGTTCCTGTTTGGGGCCATACGGGGGGATGGGGATGAGATCTTTCGTTGCGGCGGCGGTTCAGTTCGCCGTGGAGCCCATGGACGTGAAGGAGAACCTTCTAAGGGCGGAAGCCTGGGTGGATCGCTGCGTCAAGGAGTCCGGGGCGGAGCTGGTGGTCTTGCCCGAGAGCTTCACCACCGGGTTTACTCCCTTGGGGGACTCGAAGGACCTTTGGGACGCGGTGTCCGAGATCCCAGGGCCTTTGACGGACCGGGGGGTTGAGTGGGCTCGTAAGATGGGAATACATCTGGTCTTCCCAACCTACGAGAGGGGGCCTGAGCGGGTGGTAGTTTACAACTCCGCGGTCCTCATAGGGCCCTCCGGCATATTGGGGGTTTACAGGAAGACCCATCCGTTCCCCACCGAGAGGCTTGAGGGGGGCGGGTGGACCACGCCGGGGCACGAGCCCTTCTGCGTCAAGACGGAGCTTGGGAACATAGGCATAGTGATCTGTTACGACGGCGACTTCCCTGAGCTTGCCAGGGTCACCACCCTCATGGGGGCGGAGGTCATATGCCGGCCCTCGGCGTTCATGAGGACCTTCGACCATTGGGAGATAACCAACCGTGCCAGGGCCTACGACAACCACGTTTACTGGGTGGCCACCAACTCGGTGGGCCGGGACGCTTCGGGGGCCTATTTCTTCGGGGGGTCCATGATAGTGCATCCCTCCGCCATGAAGCTTGCCCAGGCCAGGGCCAGCGACGAGTACGTTTGGGCCCGGCTGGATCCGGACCCCATAAGGCGGGTCTTGCCCAACAGCTCCGGGGAGCAGTGGTTTGACCACGTGGAAGACCGCAACCTAAGGAGTTACCGGGGGATCCTGGATGAGGGCCGTTGCCCCTTTGAGCCCGCCAGGCGGATACCTTACGGGAGGTGAGGGTTATGAGGCCGTTGGAAGGAGTTACGGTGCTGGATCTTACCAGGGTGTTGGCGGGCCCCTTCGCCACCATGATGCTGTCCGACATGGGGGCCAGGGTCATAAAGGTTGAGAACCCCACGGGTGGCGACGACTCCAGGGCCTTTGCCCCCATGGTCAACGGTGAGAGCGCCTACTTCATGAGCATAAACCGTGGCAAGGAGAGCGTCGCCATAAACCTTAAGCACCCGGAGGGGAAGAAGCTGCTCCTGGAGCTTGTGAAGAAGGTGGACGTGCTGGTGGAGAACTTCAAGCCCGGCACCATGGAGAAGCTGGGGCTGGGCTACTCGGTGCTTTCCGAGGCGAACCCAAGACTTATTTACGCCGCCAGCTCAGGGTTCGGCCAGTACGGCCCCTACAGCCACCTCCCCGCCTACGACCTGATCATCCAGGGCATGGGGGGGCTGCAGAGCATAACCGGCCAGGATGAGGAGCACCCTACCAAGGTGGGGTCCTCCATGGCGGACATACTGGCGGGCGTGTTCACCGTAATAGGCATACTGGGGGCATTGCGGGCCAGGGACATCACGGGGCAGGGCCAGATGGTGGACGTGGCCATGCTGGATTGTCTGGTGGCCACGTTGGAGAACGCCATAGCCCGGTACGTGGTGACCGGCAACGTACCTAAGCCCGCTGGCAACGATCATCCTTCCATAGCCCCCTTCGCCACCTTCGAGAGTTCCGACGGGTTCGTGAACATAGCGGCGGGCAACGACGCCCTGTGGGCCAAGCTCTGCGCGGTGCTTGGCATGGAGGATTTTGTGGAGGACCCCAGGTTCCTCACCAACTCGGACCGCATA
This window encodes:
- a CDS encoding carbon-nitrogen hydrolase family protein; translation: MRSFVAAAVQFAVEPMDVKENLLRAEAWVDRCVKESGAELVVLPESFTTGFTPLGDSKDLWDAVSEIPGPLTDRGVEWARKMGIHLVFPTYERGPERVVVYNSAVLIGPSGILGVYRKTHPFPTERLEGGGWTTPGHEPFCVKTELGNIGIVICYDGDFPELARVTTLMGAEVICRPSAFMRTFDHWEITNRARAYDNHVYWVATNSVGRDASGAYFFGGSMIVHPSAMKLAQARASDEYVWARLDPDPIRRVLPNSSGEQWFDHVEDRNLRSYRGILDEGRCPFEPARRIPYGR
- a CDS encoding CoA transferase yields the protein MRPLEGVTVLDLTRVLAGPFATMMLSDMGARVIKVENPTGGDDSRAFAPMVNGESAYFMSINRGKESVAINLKHPEGKKLLLELVKKVDVLVENFKPGTMEKLGLGYSVLSEANPRLIYAASSGFGQYGPYSHLPAYDLIIQGMGGLQSITGQDEEHPTKVGSSMADILAGVFTVIGILGALRARDITGQGQMVDVAMLDCLVATLENAIARYVVTGNVPKPAGNDHPSIAPFATFESSDGFVNIAAGNDALWAKLCAVLGMEDFVEDPRFLTNSDRIRNWPELKAAINERIRTRSTAHWVEVLREANVPCGPINTVDKVISDPHVLARDMIVSLVHPVAGELKVPGIPIKFSKTPGKINGPAPLLGEHTGKVLAEFLSMGDGEVDQLKRQGVLG